A genomic region of Arachis hypogaea cultivar Tifrunner chromosome 5, arahy.Tifrunner.gnm2.J5K5, whole genome shotgun sequence contains the following coding sequences:
- the LOC112801508 gene encoding uncharacterized protein yields MECDGQIAFWINVHNALVMHAYLAYGIPQGTLRRLALFHKASYNIGGHIISANAIEQSIFCFRTPRIGRWLESIVSTAMRKKNGEERQLISSKLGITDSQPLVCFALCTGAWSDPLLKVYSASNLKEELNTAMREFLQSNVVVKKSRKVFLPKLMERFSKEASISLDDLLGWVTKNVDKKLHDSIQKCLDRKSNKKSSQIIEWLPYSSRFRYMFTKDLIDKPWWV; encoded by the exons ATGGAATGTGATGGACAAATTGCTTTCTGGATCAATGTGCATAATGCACTTGTGATGCAT GCATATTTAGCTTATGGAATTCCCCAGGGCACTCTCAGGAGGTTAGCCTTGTTTCACAAG GCTTCTTACAATATTGGCGGTCATATCATAAGTGCAAATGCGATAGAGCAATCAATATTTTGCTTCAGAACACCCCGCATTGGACGG TGGCTTGAGAGCATTGTGTCCACTGCAATGAGGAAGAAAAATGGTGAAGAAAGACAACTTATCAGTTCAAAATTGGGTATCACTGATTCCCAACCGCTTGTCTGCTTTGCCCTTTGTACTGGAGCATGGTCAGATCCTTTG CTTAAGGTTTATTCAGCatcaaatttgaaagaagaaCTGAACACGGCCATGAGAGAGTTTCTTCAATCAAATGTAGTTGTGAAGAAGTCACGTAAAGTTTTTCTCCCAAAGTTGATGGAAAGGTTCTCCAAAGAAGCATCAATCAGTTTAGATGATCTCCTTGGATGGGTTACGAAGAATGTTGACAAGAAGCTCCATGATTCAATACAGAAGTGCCTTGAtcgtaaatcaaataaaaagtcaTCTCAGATCATAGAATGGCTGCCTTACAGTTCTAGGTTCAGGTACATGTTCACAAAGGATCTAATAGACAAGCCATGGTGGGTATGA